In Streptomyces durocortorensis, a genomic segment contains:
- a CDS encoding L,D-transpeptidase, which translates to MNGQPISGASAGASGKRRGGPGLSALVLGALLLLVTACGGGAGAEEKKAPAGGTKTEDTSASQAVVTIAPKDGADSVATSGALKISAAQGKLTTVKVADPEGNEVEGAIAADGASWTPERHLAASTKYTVHAVAKDAKGRESAKDTTFTTLVPANTFIGHYTPEDGSTVGVGMPVSINFTRGITDPDAVEKGIKVTAEPAVEIEGHWFGNDRLDFRPEKYWAAGTKVTVELNLDGVEGRPGVYGKQAKTVKFTIGRSQVSTVDASTKRMKVVRDGKEIKDIPISAGAPATTTYNGQMVISEKLKVTRMNGDTVGFGGEYDIKDVPHAMRLSTSGTFLHGNYWGASSIFGNTNTSHGCVGLRDVRGGYDNQTPAAWFYNRSMIGDVVVVKNSKDKQIQPDNGLNGWNMDWEEWKK; encoded by the coding sequence GTGAACGGGCAGCCGATATCGGGGGCATCGGCCGGGGCGAGCGGGAAGCGGCGCGGCGGACCGGGGCTGTCGGCCCTGGTTCTGGGAGCACTGCTGTTGCTGGTGACGGCGTGCGGCGGAGGTGCCGGCGCGGAGGAGAAGAAGGCGCCGGCCGGCGGGACGAAGACCGAGGACACGAGCGCCTCGCAGGCGGTGGTGACCATCGCGCCGAAGGACGGCGCGGATTCCGTGGCGACCAGCGGCGCACTGAAGATCAGCGCCGCGCAGGGCAAGCTGACCACGGTGAAGGTCGCCGACCCCGAGGGCAACGAGGTCGAGGGTGCGATCGCGGCCGACGGCGCGAGCTGGACGCCCGAGCGGCACCTCGCCGCCTCCACCAAGTACACGGTGCACGCGGTCGCCAAGGACGCCAAGGGCCGTGAATCGGCGAAGGACACCACCTTCACCACGCTGGTGCCGGCGAACACCTTCATCGGGCACTACACGCCGGAGGACGGTTCCACCGTCGGCGTCGGCATGCCGGTCTCCATCAACTTCACCCGGGGCATCACCGACCCGGACGCGGTGGAGAAGGGCATCAAGGTGACGGCCGAACCGGCCGTCGAGATCGAGGGCCACTGGTTCGGCAACGACCGCCTCGACTTCCGGCCGGAGAAGTACTGGGCGGCGGGCACCAAGGTGACCGTCGAGCTCAACCTCGACGGCGTCGAGGGACGGCCGGGCGTCTACGGCAAGCAGGCCAAGACCGTGAAGTTCACCATCGGCCGCAGCCAGGTCTCCACCGTCGACGCGAGCACGAAGCGGATGAAGGTCGTCCGTGACGGCAAGGAGATCAAGGACATCCCGATCTCCGCGGGCGCCCCGGCGACGACCACGTACAACGGGCAGATGGTCATCAGCGAGAAGCTGAAGGTGACCCGGATGAACGGCGACACCGTCGGCTTCGGCGGCGAGTACGACATCAAGGACGTGCCGCACGCGATGCGGCTGTCCACCTCGGGCACCTTCCTGCACGGCAACTACTGGGGCGCCTCGTCCATCTTCGGCAACACCAACACCAGTCACGGCTGCGTGGGTCTGCGCGATGTGCGCGGCGGCTACGACAACCAGACCCCGGCGGCCTGGTTCTACAACAGGTCGATGATCGGTGACGTGGTCGTCGTGAAGAACTCCAAGGACAAGCAGATCCAGCCCGACAACGGCCTCAACGGCTGGAACATGGACTGGGAGGAGTGGAAGAAGTAG
- a CDS encoding L,D-transpeptidase, with the protein MNHTAKSARPGSAAVLTWAGLLTVLALLTGCTDTREALLNGKARSPGDAISIFPEDGAKDVDEETRIAVKVPDGRLESVKVMRIEDAQQQTVAGRIAEDGRSWAPEPRVARLALAAKYSIDAVAVDGAGRRSARHATFTTLVPEHRFIGYFKPENRSTVGTGMIVSFSFNRPVADRAAVERAIRVTSDPAVEVAGHWFGKDRLDFRPKAYWKPGTEVTVDIGLRDVEGAPGVYGSQDKTVVFTVGRSQVSRVDAEAKTMEVRRDGELLSTVPITAGAPKTTTYNGKMVVTEMHEVTRMNGATVGFTDKKGKGEYDIKDVPHAIRLTTSGTFLHGNYWADEDVFGEENVSHGCIGLRDAKGGSGATPGGWFFDRTLIGDVVEVVNSKDKKVAPDNGLGGWNMGWKKWKAGSALR; encoded by the coding sequence GTGAACCACACAGCGAAGAGCGCACGGCCCGGCTCGGCCGCCGTGCTGACGTGGGCAGGACTGCTGACCGTGCTGGCCCTCCTGACCGGCTGCACCGACACCCGGGAGGCCCTGCTCAACGGCAAGGCGCGGTCACCCGGCGACGCGATCAGCATCTTCCCCGAGGACGGCGCGAAGGATGTCGACGAGGAGACCCGGATCGCGGTGAAGGTCCCCGACGGGCGGCTGGAGAGCGTGAAGGTGATGCGGATCGAGGACGCGCAGCAGCAGACGGTGGCCGGGCGCATCGCCGAGGACGGGCGCTCCTGGGCCCCCGAACCCCGGGTGGCCCGGCTCGCCCTCGCCGCGAAGTACAGCATCGACGCGGTCGCCGTGGACGGTGCGGGCCGCCGTTCGGCCCGGCACGCCACGTTCACCACGCTGGTCCCCGAACACCGCTTCATCGGCTACTTCAAACCGGAGAACCGGTCCACCGTCGGCACCGGCATGATCGTCTCCTTCTCCTTCAACCGGCCGGTCGCCGACCGGGCGGCGGTGGAGAGGGCCATCCGGGTGACGTCCGATCCGGCGGTGGAGGTCGCGGGCCACTGGTTCGGAAAGGACCGGCTGGACTTCCGGCCGAAGGCGTACTGGAAACCCGGCACCGAGGTCACCGTCGACATCGGGCTGCGGGATGTCGAGGGCGCCCCGGGGGTCTACGGCAGCCAGGACAAGACGGTCGTCTTCACGGTCGGCCGCTCCCAGGTCTCCCGGGTCGACGCCGAGGCCAAGACCATGGAGGTCCGCCGGGACGGAGAGCTGCTCAGCACGGTCCCGATCACCGCGGGCGCCCCGAAGACGACCACGTACAACGGGAAGATGGTGGTCACCGAGATGCACGAGGTGACCCGGATGAACGGGGCGACCGTCGGCTTCACGGACAAGAAGGGCAAGGGCGAGTACGACATCAAGGACGTCCCGCACGCGATCCGGCTCACCACGTCCGGCACCTTCCTGCACGGGAACTACTGGGCCGACGAGGACGTCTTCGGTGAGGAGAACGTCAGCCACGGCTGCATCGGGCTGCGGGACGCGAAGGGCGGCAGCGGTGCCACCCCGGGCGGGTGGTTCTTCGACCGGACCCTCATCGGTGATGTCGTCGAGGTGGTCAACTCGAAGGACAAGAAGGTCGCACCGGACAACGGGCTCGGTGGCTGGAACATGGGCTGGAAGAAGTGGAAGGCCGGCTCCGCGCTGCGGTGA